The following proteins are encoded in a genomic region of Cricetulus griseus strain 17A/GY chromosome 7, alternate assembly CriGri-PICRH-1.0, whole genome shotgun sequence:
- the Birc5 gene encoding baculoviral IAP repeat-containing protein 5 isoform X2, protein MGAPALPPTWQLYLMEHRISTFKNWPFLEGCSCTPERMAEAGFIHCPTENEPDLAQCFFCFKELEGWEPDDNPMQEHKKHSPKCAFLTVKKQFEELTLSEFLKLDKERAKNKIAKETNSKQKEFEETAKTVRCSIEQLVASK, encoded by the exons ATGGGGGCTCCGGCTCTGCCCCCGACCTGGCAGCTGTATCTCATGGAGCACCGCATCTCCACCTTCAAGAACTGGCCCTTCCTGGAGGGCTGCTCCTGCACCCCCGAGCGG ATGGCGGAAGCCGGCTTCATCCACTGCCCTACCGAGAACGAGCCTGACTTGGCCCAGTGTTTTTTCTGCTTTAAGGAGCTGGAAGGCTGGGAGCCAGATGACAACCCCAT GCAGGAACATAAAAAGCATTCGCCTAAGTGTGCCTTCCTGACTGTCAAGAAGCAGTTTGAAGAACTGACCCTCAGTGAATTCTTGAAACTGGacaaagaaagagccaagaacaAAATT GCAAAGGAGACCAACAGCAAGcagaaagaatttgaagaaacTGCAAAGACCGTTCGCTGCTCCATTGAGCAGCTGGTTGCCTCGAAGTGA